A region of Streptomyces paludis DNA encodes the following proteins:
- a CDS encoding response regulator, with product MLADDQTLVRTGFRMILGADGIDVVAEATNGAEAVAAARRTRPDVILMDIRMPEMDGLEATRRILTGAPDEPRVIILTTFDLDRYVYAALSAGASGFLLKDVTPEHLATAVRTVRTGDALLAPAITRRLVQRFARRDGDTAGLHRDLAALTARELEVFGLLARGLSNAELGARLQLAEATVKTHVSRILAKLGLRDRVQAVIAAYETGLISAGDERGAAGD from the coding sequence CTGCTCGCCGACGACCAGACCCTGGTCCGTACCGGATTCCGGATGATCCTCGGCGCCGACGGCATCGACGTCGTCGCCGAGGCGACCAACGGGGCCGAAGCCGTCGCGGCGGCCCGCCGTACACGGCCCGACGTGATCCTGATGGACATTCGGATGCCCGAGATGGACGGCCTGGAGGCCACCCGCCGTATCCTCACCGGCGCACCGGACGAGCCCCGCGTCATCATCCTGACCACCTTCGACCTCGACCGGTACGTGTACGCGGCGCTGTCGGCCGGGGCCAGCGGCTTCCTCCTCAAGGACGTCACCCCCGAGCACCTGGCCACCGCCGTCCGCACGGTCCGCACCGGCGACGCGCTCCTGGCTCCGGCCATCACCCGCCGCCTCGTGCAGCGCTTCGCCCGGCGCGACGGCGACACCGCCGGCCTCCACCGCGATCTCGCCGCCCTCACCGCGCGCGAACTGGAGGTCTTCGGCCTGCTCGCCCGCGGACTGAGCAACGCCGAACTCGGCGCACGCCTCCAGCTGGCCGAGGCGACCGTCAAGACGCATGTCTCCCGTATCCTCGCCAAACTCGGACTCCGCGACCGCGTCCAGGCCGTCATCGCCGCCTACGAGACGGGGCTGATCAGCGCCGGCGACGAACGCGGGGCCGCCGGGGATTAG
- a CDS encoding GDSL-type esterase/lipase family protein produces the protein MTTPLTPHITTPITADLLRGALDLEQTAHGVLPHRLPARARAQCADGQLAMAESQPSGVRLVFRTRATAVELETLPTKRVYVGAPPRPDGVYDLLVDGRPAGSATVTGGSTLTVDMTTGTAEHRPGPPGTLRFTGLSAGVKDIEIWLPHNETTELVALRTDAPVGPVPDRGRKVWLHHGSSISQGSDAASPTTTWPALAASLAGVELINLGLGGGALLDPFTARALRDTPADLISLKIGINLVNTDLMRLRAFTPAVHGFLDTLREGHPTTPILVVSPILCPIHEDTPGPSAPDFSDLSDPGDPSDLSAGRLRFRAAGDPAERATGKLTLNVIRDELARLVEQRSADDPNLRHLDGRELYGEADFAELPLPDRLHPDAAAHRRIGERFAALAFTAGGAFAPEAA, from the coding sequence ATGACCACGCCCCTCACGCCCCACATCACGACCCCCATCACCGCCGACCTCCTGCGCGGCGCCCTCGATCTGGAGCAGACCGCGCACGGCGTGCTGCCGCACCGGCTGCCCGCCCGCGCCCGCGCCCAGTGCGCCGACGGGCAGCTGGCCATGGCCGAGTCCCAGCCCTCGGGCGTACGGCTGGTCTTCCGTACCCGGGCCACCGCCGTGGAGCTGGAGACCCTGCCCACCAAGCGGGTCTACGTCGGCGCGCCGCCCCGCCCGGACGGCGTGTACGACCTGCTCGTCGACGGTCGCCCGGCCGGTTCCGCGACCGTCACCGGCGGCAGCACCCTGACCGTCGACATGACCACCGGAACCGCCGAGCACCGGCCCGGCCCGCCCGGCACCCTCCGCTTCACCGGTCTGTCCGCCGGCGTCAAGGACATCGAGATCTGGCTGCCGCACAACGAGACCACCGAACTGGTCGCCCTGCGCACCGACGCCCCCGTCGGGCCCGTACCGGACCGGGGCCGCAAGGTGTGGCTGCACCACGGCAGTTCGATCAGCCAGGGCTCCGACGCCGCGAGCCCCACCACCACCTGGCCCGCGCTCGCCGCCTCCCTCGCCGGGGTGGAGCTGATCAACCTGGGGCTGGGCGGCGGCGCCCTGCTCGACCCGTTCACCGCCCGCGCCCTGCGGGACACCCCGGCGGATCTGATCAGCCTCAAGATCGGTATCAACCTGGTCAACACGGACCTGATGCGGCTGCGCGCCTTCACCCCCGCCGTGCACGGCTTCCTCGACACCCTCCGCGAGGGCCACCCCACCACGCCGATCCTGGTCGTCTCCCCCATCCTGTGCCCCATCCACGAGGACACCCCCGGCCCCAGCGCCCCGGACTTCAGCGACCTCAGCGACCCCGGCGACCCCAGCGACCTCAGCGCGGGAAGACTCCGGTTCCGGGCCGCGGGCGACCCCGCCGAACGGGCCACCGGCAAGCTGACCCTCAACGTCATCCGGGACGAACTGGCCCGCCTCGTGGAGCAGCGGTCGGCCGACGACCCGAACCTGCGCCACCTGGACGGCCGCGAGCTGTACGGCGAGGCGGACTTCGCCGAACTCCCCCTGCCCGACCGGCTCCACCCGGACGCCGCCGCCCACCGCCGTATCGGCGAACGCTTCGCGGCCCTGGCCTTCACCGCCGGCGGCGCCTTCGCCCCCGAAGCCGCCTGA
- a CDS encoding DUF6344 domain-containing protein, translated as MAALKVKKLWTVFLTAFFAVLASLGLTAPATAAGAAAQQPADQPAGRPAQAPAAAARHSAEPGTARWAAVPRALPRDRSLPPTIKQRIRAEAHGSSPSVRHLPAAAPSETDAALARENAYAADAALVAAAA; from the coding sequence ATGGCCGCCCTCAAGGTCAAGAAGCTCTGGACCGTCTTCCTCACCGCGTTCTTCGCGGTGCTCGCCTCCCTGGGCCTCACCGCCCCGGCCACCGCCGCCGGCGCCGCCGCGCAGCAGCCCGCCGACCAGCCCGCCGGCCGGCCCGCGCAGGCGCCCGCCGCCGCGGCGCGCCACAGCGCCGAGCCGGGTACGGCCCGATGGGCGGCCGTACCCAGGGCGCTGCCGCGGGACCGGTCGCTGCCGCCGACGATCAAGCAGCGCATCCGCGCCGAGGCGCACGGTTCGTCCCCGTCGGTCCGTCATCTGCCCGCCGCGGCGCCCAGCGAGACCGACGCAGCCCTGGCCCGCGAGAACGCGTACGCCGCCGACGCGGCGCTGGTCGCGGCGGCGGCATGA
- a CDS encoding DUF5324 family protein, giving the protein MNRMDSVRAATGSAKESVQHAAEAVAPYADTAKEQAALAREHAVVYAHEARVRLAPVMAKAAQQARDQARSQYGAYVAPRVPPKLDKAAHRGADRARKAARQAADYTVPRVGQAVATAQPVAEEAAARSAAALAALRGQVTPGEIRKLVKKHERRACAGRVTKRVVVLGALAGGAFVAWKWWDKQANPDWLVEPPAATEVSERAPLTSVDGSHVAHTGDSADSLDAAEARAAERDRHRGDHP; this is encoded by the coding sequence GTGAACCGCATGGACAGCGTGCGCGCCGCTACCGGTTCGGCGAAGGAGAGCGTGCAGCACGCCGCGGAAGCGGTGGCGCCCTACGCCGATACGGCGAAAGAACAGGCCGCTCTGGCCAGGGAACACGCCGTCGTATACGCGCACGAGGCGCGCGTACGGCTCGCCCCGGTGATGGCGAAGGCCGCTCAGCAGGCCCGTGACCAGGCCCGTAGTCAGTACGGAGCGTATGTGGCGCCCCGGGTGCCCCCGAAGCTGGACAAGGCCGCGCACCGTGGCGCCGACCGGGCCCGCAAGGCCGCGCGTCAGGCGGCGGACTACACGGTGCCGCGGGTCGGCCAGGCGGTCGCCACCGCGCAGCCGGTGGCGGAGGAGGCGGCGGCCCGTTCGGCGGCGGCGCTGGCCGCTCTGCGCGGACAGGTCACGCCGGGGGAGATCCGGAAGCTGGTGAAGAAGCATGAGCGGCGGGCGTGCGCCGGCCGGGTGACCAAGCGCGTGGTGGTCCTGGGCGCGCTGGCCGGCGGGGCCTTCGTCGCGTGGAAGTGGTGGGACAAGCAGGCGAATCCGGACTGGCTGGTGGAGCCGCCGGCCGCGACGGAGGTCTCGGAGCGGGCTCCGCTGACGTCCGTGGACGGCAGCCATGTGGCGCATACGGGGGACTCGGCGGATTCACTCGACGCGGCCGAGGCACGCGCGGCGGAAAGGGACCGGCACCGGGGCGACCACCCCTGA
- a CDS encoding peptidylprolyl isomerase produces MAEQLYATLKTSLGDIELRLLPFHAPKTVKNFVELSQGEREWVNPETGLKTTDRLYDGTVFHRVMGDFMIQGGDPLANGTGGPGYKFPDEFHPELAFTKPYLLAMANAGPGTNGSQFFITLSPTTWLTGKHTIFGEVAGPSGRKVVDAIGRTPTNAGTHRPLQDVVIESVVVETR; encoded by the coding sequence GTGGCCGAGCAGCTTTACGCCACCCTGAAGACCAGCCTGGGCGACATCGAGCTGAGGCTGCTGCCGTTCCACGCGCCGAAGACGGTCAAGAACTTCGTCGAGCTGTCCCAGGGCGAGCGCGAGTGGGTCAACCCCGAGACCGGGCTGAAGACCACCGACCGGCTCTATGACGGCACCGTCTTCCACCGTGTCATGGGCGACTTCATGATCCAGGGCGGCGACCCGCTGGCCAACGGCACCGGCGGTCCGGGCTACAAGTTCCCGGACGAGTTCCATCCGGAGCTGGCCTTCACCAAGCCGTATCTGCTGGCCATGGCCAACGCCGGGCCCGGCACCAACGGCTCGCAGTTCTTCATCACGCTGTCGCCGACCACCTGGCTGACCGGCAAGCACACCATCTTCGGCGAGGTCGCTGGCCCGTCCGGGCGGAAGGTCGTGGACGCCATCGGCCGTACGCCGACGAACGCGGGCACCCACCGGCCGCTTCAGGACGTCGTGATCGAATCGGTCGTCGTCGAGACGCGCTGA
- a CDS encoding rhomboid family intramembrane serine protease, translating into MDHPPGGHGGQDQSAVNQPMPSCYRHADRETGISCTRCDRPICPACMISASVGFQCPECVGQGSGTGHAPGANRPRNLAGGTVVADPRLVTKILLGINAAVFVAVLAVGDRLVEDLFLIGYARGPMFEPMGVADGQWYRLFTAMFLHQAMMHFAFNMLSLWWLGGPLEAALGRARYLALYLISGLAGSAFTYLIAAPNQPSLGASGAVFGLLGATAVLMRRLNYDMRPVLILLGLNLVFTFTWSGIAWQAHVGGLVAGTAIAIAMVHAPRERRALVQYGACGLVLLASLIMVVVHTASLT; encoded by the coding sequence ATGGACCACCCGCCAGGCGGCCACGGAGGCCAGGACCAGTCCGCCGTCAACCAGCCCATGCCCAGCTGCTACCGGCACGCCGACCGGGAGACGGGCATAAGCTGCACGCGCTGCGACCGCCCCATCTGTCCGGCGTGCATGATCAGCGCCTCCGTCGGCTTCCAGTGCCCGGAGTGCGTCGGACAGGGTTCCGGTACGGGCCACGCGCCGGGCGCGAACCGGCCGCGCAATCTCGCGGGCGGTACGGTCGTCGCCGACCCCCGGCTGGTCACGAAGATCCTGCTGGGCATCAACGCCGCGGTCTTCGTCGCCGTCCTCGCCGTGGGAGACCGGCTCGTCGAGGATCTCTTCCTCATCGGCTATGCCCGTGGCCCGATGTTCGAACCGATGGGCGTCGCCGACGGCCAGTGGTACCGGCTCTTCACGGCGATGTTCCTGCACCAGGCGATGATGCACTTCGCCTTCAACATGCTCAGCCTGTGGTGGCTCGGCGGGCCGCTGGAGGCGGCGCTCGGGCGGGCGCGCTATCTGGCGCTCTATCTGATCTCCGGACTCGCCGGCAGCGCCTTCACCTATCTCATCGCCGCGCCGAACCAGCCCTCGCTGGGCGCGTCGGGCGCCGTCTTCGGGCTGCTCGGGGCCACCGCCGTGCTGATGCGCCGGCTCAACTACGACATGCGGCCGGTGCTGATCCTGCTCGGGCTGAACCTGGTCTTCACGTTCACCTGGTCCGGCATCGCGTGGCAGGCGCATGTGGGCGGGCTGGTGGCCGGTACGGCGATCGCCATAGCCATGGTGCACGCGCCCCGCGAGCGGCGGGCGCTGGTGCAGTACGGGGCGTGCGGACTGGTGCTGCTCGCGTCGCTGATCATGGTGGTGGTCCACACGGCTTCGCTCACCTGA
- the crgA gene encoding cell division protein CrgA: MPKSRIRKKADFTPPPAARTATAIRLTNRSWVAPVMLALFLVGLAWIVIFYVTDGSLPVKSFGNWNIVVGFGFIAAGFGVSTQWK, encoded by the coding sequence GTGCCGAAGTCACGTATCCGCAAGAAGGCCGACTTCACGCCGCCTCCGGCGGCCAGGACGGCGACCGCCATAAGGCTGACCAACAGGAGCTGGGTGGCCCCGGTCATGCTGGCCCTGTTCCTGGTCGGTCTGGCCTGGATCGTCATCTTTTATGTGACGGACGGCAGTCTGCCGGTGAAGAGCTTCGGCAACTGGAACATCGTGGTCGGCTTCGGCTTCATCGCCGCCGGGTTCGGCGTCTCCACGCAGTGGAAGTAG
- a CDS encoding DUF881 domain-containing protein, whose translation MSNSADFPPGPVRRRVRRPVRLLTGAVFALAGLIFVTSFNTARGTNIRTDASLLKLSDLIHERDRKNAELGDSTAAVRRKIDALVSRDHGSSEAEEARLRALETSAGTEPLTGQGLTVTLNDAPPNAVANPGYPDPQPNDLVIHQQDLQAVVNALWQGGAEGIRVMDQRLISTSAVRCVGNTLILQGRVYSPPYKITAVGDRGALRKALDDSPAIQNYQLYVKAYGLGWRVEERSKETLPGYTGTVELHYAQPVG comes from the coding sequence TTGAGCAATTCCGCCGACTTCCCCCCAGGGCCGGTCCGCCGACGGGTCCGGCGACCCGTCCGGCTGCTCACCGGCGCCGTCTTCGCGCTGGCCGGGCTGATCTTCGTCACGAGCTTCAACACGGCCAGGGGCACCAATATCCGTACGGACGCCTCCCTGCTGAAGCTCTCCGATCTGATCCACGAGAGGGACCGGAAGAACGCCGAGCTGGGCGACTCCACGGCCGCCGTACGCCGCAAGATCGACGCCCTCGTCAGCCGCGACCACGGCTCCTCCGAGGCCGAGGAGGCCAGGCTGCGCGCCCTGGAGACCTCCGCGGGCACCGAGCCGCTCACCGGCCAGGGACTCACCGTCACCCTCAACGACGCCCCGCCGAACGCCGTCGCGAACCCGGGCTACCCCGATCCGCAGCCCAATGACCTCGTGATCCACCAGCAGGACCTCCAGGCCGTCGTGAACGCCCTGTGGCAGGGCGGCGCCGAGGGCATCCGCGTCATGGACCAGCGGCTGATCTCCACCAGCGCCGTACGGTGCGTGGGCAACACCCTGATCCTCCAGGGGCGCGTCTACTCCCCGCCCTACAAGATCACCGCTGTAGGTGACCGCGGGGCGCTGCGCAAGGCGCTCGACGACTCCCCGGCGATCCAGAACTACCAGCTGTACGTGAAGGCGTACGGCCTCGGCTGGCGCGTCGAGGAGCGGAGCAAGGAGACGCTCCCCGGCTACACGGGCACGGTGGAGCTGCACTACGCGCAGCCCGTCGGGTAG
- a CDS encoding aminodeoxychorismate/anthranilate synthase component II, with protein MSARILVVDNYDSFVFNLVQYLYQLGAECEVVRNDEVATAHAQDGFDGVLLSPGPGTPEQAGICVEMVRHCAATGVPVFGVCLGMQSMAVAYGGVVGRAPELLHGKTSPVTHEGKGVFAGLPSPFTATRYHSLAADPAELPAELEVTARTADGIIMGLRHRELAVEGVQFHPESVLTEYGHLMLANWLAQCGDPGAVARSTGLAPVVGKALA; from the coding sequence ATGAGCGCCCGGATCCTGGTCGTGGACAACTACGACAGCTTCGTCTTCAACCTCGTCCAGTACCTCTACCAGCTCGGCGCCGAGTGCGAGGTGGTGCGGAACGACGAGGTGGCCACCGCGCACGCGCAGGACGGCTTCGACGGCGTGCTGCTCTCCCCCGGCCCCGGTACGCCCGAACAGGCCGGTATCTGCGTGGAGATGGTCCGCCACTGCGCGGCGACCGGGGTGCCCGTCTTCGGCGTCTGCCTGGGCATGCAGTCGATGGCGGTGGCGTACGGCGGTGTCGTCGGCCGCGCCCCCGAGCTGCTGCACGGCAAGACGTCCCCCGTCACCCACGAGGGCAAGGGCGTCTTCGCCGGGCTGCCCTCGCCCTTCACCGCGACCCGCTACCACTCGCTGGCGGCGGACCCGGCGGAGCTGCCGGCCGAGCTGGAGGTCACGGCGCGGACGGCGGACGGCATCATCATGGGGCTGCGCCACCGTGAACTGGCCGTCGAGGGCGTGCAGTTCCACCCGGAGTCGGTGCTGACGGAGTACGGGCACCTGATGCTGGCCAACTGGCTGGCGCAGTGCGGTGATCCCGGCGCGGTGGCCCGCTCGACGGGCCTGGCTCCGGTGGTGGGCAAGGCGCTCGCGTGA
- a CDS encoding class E sortase: MTGRRRGPDAGHGAPYGQGGPYGQDGPPGGLPDAGAYEAAVDGFADPLNDPLPLAPAPPLPAQPASPLPAQPLLLPPPVEPGSGRHRGPRKTPPVGAGAPAVSAPAPVVPVQPGPSGPPVPSGPSGPSQEWSGDYYQQYATDAAQAPTQYLPPVPPMPQTRETPPVQRAPRAPGPASAPASAPGPGPASGPPPVAPRPGRAPQPEWSGPPPVPASAVLGQTAPMPVIPAPEARPPAAGPVPGAAPAAAGGRAERRKAAKGGNRGRKRPENERTGSETTAASGAGQGPSYGPDDAGPIAPTGMSAGTGARPLSRIEARRAARALKESPAVIASRAVGELFITFGVLMLLFVTYQLWWTNVAADAYAGKQTNKIQESFTKNRTAGAFAPGQGFAIMHIPKLDVVVPIAEGISKSKVLDRGMVGHYAEGGLKTGMPADKEANFAVAGHRNTHGEPFRYINRLTSGDKIIVETRDAYYTYEMTSILPQTPPSNVSVIQPVPVGSGFTGPGRYITLTTCTPEFTSTYRMIVWGKMVDERPRSKGKPDALVS, translated from the coding sequence GTGACGGGACGCCGTCGCGGGCCCGACGCCGGTCACGGAGCCCCGTACGGGCAGGGCGGTCCTTACGGACAGGACGGTCCGCCCGGCGGGCTGCCGGACGCGGGCGCGTACGAGGCGGCGGTGGACGGCTTCGCCGACCCGCTGAACGATCCGCTTCCGCTGGCACCGGCGCCCCCGCTTCCCGCTCAGCCCGCTTCCCCGCTCCCGGCCCAGCCGCTGCTCCTGCCCCCGCCGGTGGAGCCGGGGTCGGGCCGGCACCGGGGGCCCCGGAAGACGCCGCCGGTCGGGGCGGGCGCGCCGGCCGTGTCGGCGCCCGCGCCCGTCGTACCCGTACAGCCGGGGCCGTCCGGGCCGCCTGTGCCGTCCGGGCCGTCCGGGCCTTCCCAGGAGTGGTCCGGGGACTACTACCAGCAGTACGCGACGGACGCGGCCCAGGCGCCCACGCAGTATCTGCCGCCGGTACCGCCGATGCCGCAGACGCGGGAGACCCCGCCGGTTCAGCGGGCGCCGCGGGCCCCGGGTCCGGCTTCGGCACCGGCTTCGGCACCGGGTCCGGGTCCTGCTTCGGGTCCGCCTCCGGTGGCCCCGCGGCCCGGGCGGGCCCCGCAGCCGGAGTGGTCGGGGCCGCCGCCCGTGCCGGCCAGCGCCGTGCTCGGACAGACCGCGCCCATGCCCGTCATACCGGCGCCCGAGGCGCGCCCGCCCGCTGCCGGGCCGGTGCCCGGGGCCGCTCCCGCCGCCGCCGGGGGCCGCGCCGAGCGGCGTAAGGCCGCCAAGGGCGGTAACCGGGGCCGTAAGCGGCCCGAGAACGAGCGGACGGGGTCGGAGACCACGGCCGCCTCCGGGGCCGGGCAGGGCCCCTCCTACGGGCCTGACGACGCCGGGCCCATCGCGCCGACCGGGATGTCCGCCGGGACGGGCGCGCGCCCGCTCTCCCGTATCGAGGCCCGCCGCGCCGCGCGCGCCCTCAAGGAGAGCCCCGCGGTGATCGCCAGCCGGGCGGTCGGCGAGCTGTTCATCACCTTCGGCGTGCTGATGCTGCTGTTCGTCACGTACCAGCTCTGGTGGACGAACGTCGCGGCCGACGCGTACGCGGGCAAGCAGACGAACAAGATCCAGGAGAGTTTCACGAAGAACCGCACGGCCGGGGCGTTCGCGCCGGGCCAGGGCTTCGCCATCATGCACATCCCCAAGCTGGACGTGGTCGTTCCGATCGCCGAGGGCATCAGCAAGTCGAAGGTCCTGGACCGCGGCATGGTCGGCCACTACGCCGAGGGCGGCCTCAAGACGGGGATGCCCGCGGACAAGGAGGCCAACTTCGCGGTCGCCGGGCACCGCAACACCCATGGCGAGCCGTTCCGCTACATCAACCGGCTGACGAGCGGCGACAAGATCATCGTCGAGACCCGGGACGCGTACTACACGTACGAGATGACCAGCATCCTGCCGCAGACCCCGCCGTCCAATGTGAGCGTCATCCAGCCCGTGCCGGTCGGCTCCGGTTTCACCGGCCCCGGCCGCTACATCACGCTGACGACATGTACCCCGGAATTCACCAGTACCTACCGCATGATCGTGTGGGGCAAGATGGTGGACGAACGGCCGCGCAGCAAGGGCAAGCCAGACGCTCTCGTCAGCTGA